A genomic window from Planococcus rifietoensis includes:
- a CDS encoding FusB/FusC family EF-G-binding protein produces the protein MAIIKESTDRTNVSGQPEAFIRNHQYNFIKEQALALVTAHATANDAEVLSVLRHLSHEKVFAMFPALTEEQKNVLRPLTAVKDTNAAEEFLSGLRPYLIPFPTVNLDNLKRLFPKAKRLKGPNLPAMDFHALSYLSWQENTNRFLVAERNGRLQTVSGQFGASRKQGVCMICHKHSSVGLFMAKTKGANLDSYVKHGQYICADEAACNARLTTVDRLEKFLDRLER, from the coding sequence ATGGCTATCATCAAAGAATCGACGGATCGGACGAATGTTTCAGGGCAGCCCGAAGCGTTTATCCGCAACCATCAATATAATTTCATTAAAGAGCAGGCCTTGGCCCTCGTGACGGCACATGCGACGGCGAATGATGCAGAAGTGTTGAGCGTGCTGCGCCATTTAAGCCATGAAAAAGTATTCGCCATGTTCCCGGCGTTAACGGAAGAGCAGAAGAATGTATTGCGTCCGCTGACGGCGGTGAAAGACACTAACGCTGCGGAAGAGTTTCTGTCGGGGCTGCGCCCTTACTTGATTCCCTTTCCAACCGTTAACCTCGACAATTTGAAGCGTTTGTTTCCAAAAGCGAAAAGGCTGAAAGGGCCGAATCTCCCAGCAATGGATTTTCACGCCTTGTCGTATTTGTCCTGGCAGGAAAACACCAACCGCTTTTTGGTGGCCGAACGGAACGGCCGCCTGCAAACCGTGAGCGGCCAATTCGGCGCGAGCCGCAAGCAGGGCGTCTGCATGATTTGCCATAAACACAGTTCGGTCGGTTTATTCATGGCCAAGACCAAAGGGGCGAATCTCGACAGCTACGTCAAGCACGGCCAGTACATCTGTGCAGATGAAGCGGCGTGCAATGCCCGACTGACGACCGTCGACCGCCTCGAGAAATTTCTAGATCGGCTGGAACGTTAA
- a CDS encoding chromate transporter: MIYWQIFLAFFIPGILGYGGGPASIPLVEKEVVDRYGWMNTQEFSEVLALGNSLPGPIATKMAGYVGYAEGGVLGAVVGLFGAVAPSLILMIALMAILFKYKDSREVKNISKVVKPVIAVLIGVMTLDFILTSEASLGGIQTAILMVASYLMLEKWKLHPALVIGLALLYGAVTGIFIA; the protein is encoded by the coding sequence ATGATTTACTGGCAGATATTCCTGGCATTTTTCATTCCCGGCATCCTTGGCTACGGGGGCGGGCCAGCATCGATTCCGCTCGTCGAAAAGGAAGTGGTCGACCGCTATGGCTGGATGAACACTCAGGAATTCAGTGAAGTGTTGGCGCTCGGCAACTCTTTGCCTGGACCGATCGCGACTAAAATGGCGGGCTATGTCGGCTATGCCGAAGGAGGCGTGCTCGGGGCAGTGGTTGGCCTGTTCGGCGCCGTCGCCCCTTCATTGATTTTGATGATTGCGCTGATGGCGATTCTCTTTAAATACAAAGACTCACGCGAAGTGAAAAACATCTCGAAAGTCGTCAAGCCGGTCATTGCCGTGTTGATCGGCGTTATGACACTCGACTTCATCCTGACCTCAGAAGCGTCACTTGGCGGCATCCAGACCGCAATCTTGATGGTGGCCAGTTACCTGATGCTCGAGAAATGGAAACTGCATCCCGCCTTGGTCATCGGTTTAGCGCTGCTTTACGGCGCTGTCACGGGAATTTTCATAGCTTAA
- a CDS encoding chromate transporter, with the protein MVKEQGVKSIDLTMAFFRAGMLGFGGGPAVIPIMQRDVVERYGWMTDEEYGDTIALSNTMPGPIATKLAGYIGYRVAGLRGCLIALAASIIPTVVLMILLLGILQNYKDVPWVANMSNAVVPVVAVMLGVLTWNFIQQSEKALGWSKAILLIVASVILLEVLGIHPAFLIAGLILLVLVPFIKRTVKRT; encoded by the coding sequence TTGGTAAAAGAACAAGGCGTCAAATCGATTGATCTCACCATGGCTTTCTTCCGGGCAGGCATGCTTGGCTTCGGCGGCGGCCCGGCGGTCATCCCGATCATGCAGCGTGATGTCGTGGAGCGCTACGGTTGGATGACAGATGAAGAATATGGCGACACGATCGCCTTATCGAACACGATGCCAGGGCCGATCGCGACCAAGCTCGCAGGCTATATCGGCTACCGTGTGGCGGGGCTCCGCGGCTGTTTGATCGCACTTGCCGCTTCCATCATTCCGACCGTCGTCTTGATGATTCTCCTGCTCGGCATCCTGCAAAATTATAAAGACGTGCCGTGGGTTGCGAATATGTCGAATGCGGTCGTTCCGGTTGTTGCCGTCATGCTCGGGGTCCTGACCTGGAATTTCATCCAGCAATCCGAGAAGGCGCTCGGCTGGAGCAAGGCCATTTTATTGATTGTGGCCTCTGTCATTTTGCTCGAAGTGCTTGGCATTCATCCGGCCTTTCTCATCGCCGGCCTGATTTTGTTGGTCCTCGTGCCATTCATTAAAAGGACGGTGAAAAGAACATGA
- a CDS encoding gamma-glutamyltransferase family protein, whose amino-acid sequence MDYTNHPFPGKRHTVFGKKGMVATSQPLAAQTGLEILKKGGNAIDAAIATAATLTVVEPTSNGIGGDAFALVWVKGELHGLNASGPSPQELTIDAVKAKGHDKMPTHGLVPITVPGVPSAWAELSKRFGKLSLAETLEPAIRYAEEGYPLTPILGKYWKKAYETFKKNFTTKEFEAWFETFAPDGRAPEIGEMWKSPGHADTLRKIGDTDAKAFYEGELADKIDSFMTEHGGFLKKSDLTAYKAEWVKPISTSYKGHEVWEIPPNGQGMVAQMALNIFKQLDAPVWQQANTLHQQIESMKLAYTDGQAFITEQTDMPVTAEHLLSDDYAASRAKQIGAQAIDPVAYELPKGGTVYLAAADEEGNMISYIQSNYMGFGSGIVIPGTGIGLQNRGADFSLDDSHPNALKPGKRTFHTIIPGFLTKAGEAVGPFGVMGGYMQPQGHFQVVVNTLDYLLNPQAALDMPRWQWMGGKKVTVEAEFPNYLAQELQRKGHQVEVMADPGSFGRGQIIWRNPETGVLAGGTESRTDGAIAVW is encoded by the coding sequence ATGGATTACACGAATCACCCTTTCCCAGGCAAACGCCATACGGTCTTCGGCAAAAAAGGCATGGTCGCGACATCGCAGCCACTTGCCGCACAGACAGGGCTTGAGATCTTGAAAAAAGGCGGCAACGCCATTGATGCCGCGATTGCGACCGCTGCGACCTTGACCGTCGTTGAACCGACTTCCAATGGCATCGGTGGCGATGCGTTCGCGCTCGTATGGGTCAAAGGCGAACTGCACGGGCTGAATGCTTCCGGACCTTCCCCTCAAGAACTGACGATTGATGCGGTGAAAGCGAAAGGGCACGACAAGATGCCGACGCACGGGTTGGTGCCGATTACGGTGCCAGGCGTCCCTTCTGCCTGGGCCGAGCTGTCGAAGCGGTTCGGCAAATTATCGCTTGCGGAAACATTGGAGCCGGCGATCCGCTACGCAGAAGAAGGCTATCCATTGACGCCGATTCTCGGCAAGTACTGGAAAAAAGCCTATGAGACCTTCAAAAAGAATTTCACCACGAAGGAATTTGAAGCGTGGTTCGAAACTTTCGCACCGGACGGCCGTGCGCCGGAAATCGGCGAAATGTGGAAATCACCAGGACACGCCGATACGCTCCGCAAAATCGGCGATACCGATGCGAAAGCCTTTTATGAAGGCGAGCTGGCAGACAAAATCGACAGCTTCATGACTGAACACGGCGGGTTTCTGAAAAAATCAGACCTAACGGCGTATAAAGCGGAATGGGTCAAGCCGATCTCGACCAGCTATAAAGGGCATGAAGTATGGGAAATTCCGCCGAATGGCCAAGGCATGGTCGCGCAAATGGCGCTCAATATCTTCAAGCAGCTGGACGCACCGGTTTGGCAACAAGCCAATACGCTGCATCAGCAAATTGAATCGATGAAACTGGCATACACGGACGGCCAGGCATTCATTACTGAACAAACGGACATGCCGGTGACGGCTGAACATTTATTGTCAGACGATTATGCAGCAAGTCGCGCGAAACAAATCGGCGCACAAGCAATCGACCCGGTCGCGTACGAGCTGCCAAAAGGCGGTACCGTCTATCTCGCAGCGGCCGATGAAGAAGGCAATATGATTTCATATATCCAAAGCAATTATATGGGCTTCGGTTCAGGCATTGTCATTCCAGGAACAGGCATCGGCTTGCAGAACCGCGGTGCGGATTTTTCGCTCGATGACAGCCACCCGAATGCCTTGAAACCCGGCAAGCGCACTTTCCATACGATCATTCCCGGATTTTTGACGAAAGCGGGAGAAGCGGTTGGGCCGTTCGGTGTCATGGGCGGCTATATGCAGCCACAGGGTCATTTCCAAGTGGTCGTAAATACGCTCGATTATCTCCTGAATCCGCAAGCGGCACTCGATATGCCGCGCTGGCAATGGATGGGCGGAAAGAAAGTCACCGTAGAAGCGGAGTTCCCGAACTATTTGGCGCAGGAATTGCAGCGTAAAGGGCATCAAGTGGAAGTGATGGCAGATCCGGGAAGCTTCGGGCGCGGCCAGATCATCTGGCGCAATCCGGAAACAGGCGTGCTTGCAGGCGGCACGGAATCCCGTACGGACGGAGCGATTGCTGTTTGGTAA
- a CDS encoding LysR family transcriptional regulator: MDHKLEIFVTTAEQKSFTRAAELLHMTPSAISLSIKALENKLGVRLFERSNKYVQLTEAGQVMYAQSKEILLKYDQLKLALTELEPSTAMPLSIGAAYTFGEYFLPGIIYAFSKRHPNITPNITIHNSKTIIEQIHKQELDIGFIVEGEASGSDVDTKLFTEEEMVIIARPNHPIIRHSQVDRRLLEAETWIIREPGSGTRDVTDKLFAQLGIAPKKVMSFGSSQTIKESVALGLGISYLSESTVKSETKTGSIGAITLADFPNKSRFHYITHRASFHTQAAQLFLDFLDSYVLDEKVSVHTKKGVADK; encoded by the coding sequence ATGGATCACAAACTGGAAATTTTCGTCACGACCGCTGAACAAAAAAGCTTTACGCGCGCAGCTGAACTATTGCATATGACACCTTCCGCGATCTCCTTAAGCATCAAAGCCTTGGAGAATAAATTAGGGGTCCGGCTGTTCGAGCGCAGCAATAAATACGTCCAATTAACTGAAGCCGGGCAAGTGATGTACGCTCAATCCAAAGAAATTCTTTTAAAATATGACCAATTAAAACTGGCGTTAACGGAACTCGAGCCATCAACGGCCATGCCTTTGTCGATCGGCGCCGCTTATACATTCGGCGAATACTTTTTGCCCGGCATCATCTACGCCTTCAGCAAGCGCCACCCGAATATCACGCCGAACATCACCATTCACAACTCGAAAACCATTATCGAGCAAATCCATAAGCAGGAACTCGATATCGGTTTTATTGTCGAGGGGGAAGCGAGCGGCAGCGATGTCGACACGAAATTGTTCACCGAAGAGGAGATGGTCATCATCGCACGCCCCAACCATCCGATCATCCGCCATTCCCAGGTCGACCGGCGTTTGCTTGAAGCGGAAACCTGGATCATCCGCGAACCCGGCTCCGGCACGCGCGATGTGACCGACAAGCTGTTCGCACAACTCGGCATTGCGCCGAAAAAAGTGATGAGCTTCGGCAGCTCCCAAACCATCAAAGAATCGGTCGCGCTCGGCCTCGGCATTTCCTATCTATCGGAATCCACCGTCAAAAGCGAAACAAAAACAGGATCGATCGGCGCCATTACGCTGGCCGATTTTCCGAACAAGAGCCGTTTCCATTACATCACTCATCGCGCGAGCTTCCATACACAAGCCGCCCAGCTGTTCTTGGACTTTCTCGACTCTTACGTTCTCGACGAAAAAGTATCGGTGCATACGAAAAAGGGAGTGGCAGACAAATAA
- a CDS encoding hydroxymethylglutaryl-CoA lyase: MDDKVIMTDVTGRDGFQMEKDWIATEDKINVINEIIAAGIPRIEATSFVSPKAVPQMRDAREVIKGINRESVEVIALVPNVKGAELALEAGVDEVNYVLSISETHNQKNVRKTVGESIEGVKDIQKLMDSSKITVSLATAFGCPFEGLYEVDKILGNIETLTAAGLSRFTIADTTGMANPVQMTEFISTIKKHYPQHYFGLHLHNTRGMGLANIYAAYQAGMRHFDAALGGIGGCPFAPGASGNVSLEDVVHMFEFMGVPVDGELPKLLEAALNMEKLLGRTLPGQVMKSGQADKTHIA, from the coding sequence ATGGACGATAAGGTAATCATGACCGATGTGACAGGCAGGGACGGATTTCAAATGGAAAAGGACTGGATCGCTACCGAAGATAAAATCAACGTCATTAACGAGATTATCGCAGCGGGGATTCCGCGCATCGAAGCGACTTCATTTGTTTCGCCGAAAGCCGTTCCGCAAATGCGCGATGCACGTGAAGTGATCAAAGGAATCAACCGGGAAAGCGTGGAAGTGATTGCACTCGTGCCTAATGTGAAAGGTGCCGAGCTGGCACTAGAAGCAGGCGTGGATGAAGTGAATTACGTATTGTCCATCAGCGAAACGCACAACCAGAAAAATGTTAGGAAGACGGTCGGTGAGTCTATTGAAGGGGTCAAAGACATCCAGAAGTTAATGGATTCTTCGAAGATAACGGTAAGTCTAGCAACAGCATTTGGCTGCCCGTTCGAAGGTTTGTATGAAGTCGACAAAATCCTTGGCAATATCGAAACTTTGACAGCAGCCGGCCTCAGCCGATTCACGATTGCCGATACGACCGGCATGGCGAATCCTGTGCAGATGACGGAATTCATCTCCACGATTAAGAAACATTATCCGCAACACTATTTCGGGCTGCATCTCCACAATACGAGAGGGATGGGCCTGGCGAATATCTACGCGGCGTATCAGGCGGGGATGCGCCATTTCGACGCAGCTTTAGGGGGCATCGGGGGCTGTCCGTTTGCTCCAGGTGCGAGCGGCAATGTCTCTTTGGAAGATGTGGTTCATATGTTCGAATTCATGGGCGTGCCGGTTGACGGCGAGCTGCCGAAATTGCTTGAAGCTGCACTCAATATGGAGAAATTGCTTGGCAGAACGCTCCCGGGACAAGTCATGAAATCAGGGCAAGCCGATAAAACACATATTGCGTAA
- a CDS encoding flavin reductase family protein translates to MNIDLRSIDTKKAYKLMTGSIVPRPIAWVSTIDEDGNRNLAPFSFFTVASRNPPTLCISVGPGVGEREGTTKDTLSNIRSTKQFVVNIVNSPLGDEMHISSDNLPAEVDEFEAAGLTPLESINVQAPRVGEAPISFELELDRIIELGSDHLILGTVVQYHIQDEYYLGNYKVDLEKLKPLGRLAGNYCEVDNLFTLPRVKVEEGIK, encoded by the coding sequence ATGAATATTGATTTGCGCAGCATAGACACGAAAAAAGCTTATAAATTGATGACAGGATCGATTGTGCCCCGGCCGATTGCTTGGGTCTCTACTATAGACGAAGACGGCAACCGCAATTTAGCACCTTTCAGCTTTTTTACGGTTGCCTCGCGAAACCCGCCTACATTATGTATTTCAGTTGGTCCTGGTGTCGGCGAAAGGGAAGGAACCACTAAAGACACTTTGTCGAATATCCGAAGCACCAAGCAATTCGTTGTCAATATCGTGAATTCCCCACTGGGCGACGAGATGCACATTAGCTCGGATAATTTGCCTGCGGAGGTGGATGAGTTTGAAGCTGCAGGGCTAACGCCGCTTGAGAGCATCAATGTGCAAGCACCGCGTGTAGGCGAAGCGCCGATTTCTTTCGAATTGGAGCTGGATCGAATCATCGAACTTGGCAGCGATCATCTGATTTTGGGAACAGTTGTTCAATACCATATCCAGGATGAATATTATCTTGGCAATTATAAAGTAGACCTTGAAAAGCTCAAACCGCTGGGCAGGCTGGCAGGAAATTATTGCGAAGTCGATAATTTGTTCACTTTGCCCAGAGTAAAAGTGGAAGAAGGGATCAAGTGA
- a CDS encoding MFS transporter: protein MDNSTLVKPFKSINRWHMLGWLLVAQVMVAFIGRSLAPLGVLIGQDLALTKAQIGMLPAALFLGQSIASIPAGFIVDRIGSKRLLLYLSFGLGGAFMLMAISSNYFFVLLMVAIGGVGYGTMHPTSNKGILHWFQQKRGTAMGIKQMGVTLGSALSALLLLPLAAAWGWRMALLAACALLMATGVLAYRFYRDPPSAEPHEPERKISWSYLKESIGAMFRHKPLVLLSIAAMGLSGSQLILNTYIVLFAYEQLGLSLLLAGMLLVISEVSGSFGRVAWGIISDTIFKGQRLIVLVYIAALSIGIALMVTQLPEGISFWAIASVVAVFGFCISGFNGIWMNAATELVPFKQAGIASGFTLMVGSWGVIIGPPLFGYIVDLSGDFNYGWFFLSFVLLFVIVLLLWAKRLANKETQHNKGV from the coding sequence ATGGACAACTCTACACTTGTGAAACCATTTAAATCGATCAATCGCTGGCACATGCTCGGATGGCTGCTTGTTGCCCAGGTGATGGTCGCATTCATCGGCCGGAGCCTGGCGCCGCTCGGAGTATTGATCGGGCAAGATCTGGCACTGACGAAGGCTCAGATCGGCATGCTGCCGGCTGCCTTGTTCCTCGGCCAATCCATTGCATCCATACCCGCAGGATTTATCGTCGACCGCATCGGTTCCAAACGCTTATTGCTGTATTTGTCTTTCGGCCTCGGCGGCGCTTTTATGCTGATGGCCATCAGCAGTAATTACTTTTTCGTGCTGTTGATGGTCGCTATCGGTGGAGTAGGCTACGGCACGATGCATCCGACGTCCAATAAAGGGATTCTGCACTGGTTCCAACAAAAGCGTGGAACGGCAATGGGCATCAAGCAAATGGGCGTGACATTAGGGTCGGCTCTTTCGGCCCTTTTGCTATTGCCATTGGCAGCAGCTTGGGGATGGCGGATGGCATTACTGGCAGCATGCGCTTTGTTGATGGCGACAGGCGTGCTTGCTTATCGTTTTTATCGGGATCCGCCCTCAGCCGAGCCACATGAGCCGGAAAGAAAAATCAGCTGGTCTTATTTAAAGGAATCGATCGGGGCCATGTTTCGCCATAAACCGCTCGTTCTTCTCAGCATTGCCGCTATGGGCTTGAGCGGAAGCCAGTTGATATTGAATACCTATATCGTCTTGTTCGCTTATGAACAACTCGGGCTTAGCCTGCTGCTGGCGGGCATGCTGCTAGTCATTTCAGAAGTCAGCGGCTCTTTCGGGAGAGTGGCCTGGGGAATCATCAGCGATACGATTTTTAAGGGACAACGCTTGATTGTGCTAGTTTACATCGCGGCGCTGTCTATCGGCATTGCTTTAATGGTCACACAGCTTCCTGAAGGGATTTCATTTTGGGCAATTGCTTCAGTTGTCGCCGTTTTCGGCTTTTGTATTTCAGGATTCAATGGAATCTGGATGAATGCGGCTACGGAACTTGTGCCTTTCAAGCAGGCCGGAATTGCCAGCGGCTTCACTTTAATGGTCGGTTCATGGGGCGTGATCATCGGCCCGCCGCTATTCGGCTATATAGTCGATCTCTCAGGAGATTTCAATTATGGCTGGTTCTTTCTATCTTTCGTTTTGCTTTTCGTCATTGTCCTGCTTTTATGGGCGAAGCGATTAGCAAATAAAGAAACCCAGCATAACAAGGGAGTGTAA
- a CDS encoding sodium:solute symporter family protein — MSDLVFAGLDGVLILSAYAIVMLLIGYFSGRGDKTLHDSLSNYYLAGKNLGIVALFFTLYATQYSGNTIIGYAPTAYRTGFSWLQSISFMTIIIGVYLLFAPRMYVVSKKMNFITPADWIAHRFKSKSVTILAVVLMLWGLGNYLLEQLVAIGHAASSLTGGTIPYQVAVIAFVLVMLIYEWLGGMKAVAFTDVMQGLVLMVGIVIFLVGAVYLVGGDISSATQYIATNEPAKLGVPDMMTSINWFSMLLLVGLGAAIYPHAVQRIFAADSERTLKRSFSRMAWMPPITTGLVFVIGILGIALIPNLDTTGSEQLVGLMANEIAGINGFFYWVMIIFFGAIVAAIVSTADSVLLSFSSIVSNDIYGRFINPKAPEKKKVMVGKVTGVVAVGLLLWIAWNPPATLYEIFVLKFELLVQVFPAFVLGLYWKRMAAQPVFWGMLAGAIIAGVLTWTGYKTVFGIHGGVIGLAANFFIAVVGSYLVPLTVEKEAELKKIDLA; from the coding sequence ATGAGTGATTTGGTGTTTGCAGGCCTAGATGGCGTATTGATTCTGTCAGCTTATGCAATCGTCATGCTATTGATCGGCTATTTCTCAGGCCGTGGAGACAAAACGCTCCATGACAGCTTGAGCAATTATTATCTGGCAGGGAAAAACTTAGGGATTGTGGCGCTGTTCTTCACGCTTTATGCCACTCAGTACAGCGGGAATACCATTATCGGCTATGCTCCGACCGCTTACCGCACCGGTTTTTCCTGGCTGCAGTCGATTTCCTTCATGACCATCATTATCGGGGTCTATTTGCTCTTTGCTCCCCGCATGTATGTCGTATCGAAGAAAATGAATTTCATTACACCGGCTGACTGGATTGCGCATCGCTTCAAATCGAAATCGGTGACGATCCTGGCTGTCGTACTCATGCTTTGGGGCCTTGGAAACTACCTGCTTGAACAGTTGGTGGCGATTGGCCATGCGGCATCAAGTTTGACGGGAGGAACGATTCCGTATCAAGTGGCAGTGATCGCCTTTGTGCTGGTCATGTTGATCTACGAATGGTTGGGCGGAATGAAAGCGGTTGCCTTCACTGACGTTATGCAAGGCTTGGTTTTGATGGTCGGGATTGTCATTTTCCTGGTCGGGGCAGTCTATCTTGTGGGGGGCGATATCTCTTCTGCAACGCAGTACATCGCCACGAATGAACCCGCGAAACTTGGGGTTCCGGATATGATGACGTCAATTAATTGGTTCAGCATGCTGCTGTTGGTCGGGCTCGGGGCGGCGATTTATCCTCACGCCGTGCAGCGGATCTTCGCAGCAGACAGCGAACGCACATTGAAACGCTCGTTCTCGCGTATGGCATGGATGCCGCCGATTACGACAGGCTTGGTGTTTGTCATCGGGATTTTGGGCATCGCGCTCATTCCGAACTTGGATACAACCGGTTCTGAACAATTGGTCGGATTGATGGCGAATGAAATTGCCGGCATCAACGGATTCTTTTACTGGGTCATGATCATTTTCTTCGGGGCGATCGTAGCTGCGATTGTCTCCACGGCTGACTCTGTGTTATTGAGTTTCTCGTCCATCGTTTCCAATGACATCTATGGCCGCTTCATCAACCCAAAAGCTCCTGAGAAGAAAAAAGTGATGGTCGGGAAAGTGACCGGCGTCGTGGCGGTTGGCTTGCTATTGTGGATCGCTTGGAATCCGCCCGCAACGCTTTATGAGATTTTCGTGCTGAAATTTGAATTGCTCGTCCAAGTATTCCCGGCATTTGTCTTGGGACTTTACTGGAAGCGCATGGCGGCACAGCCTGTATTCTGGGGCATGTTGGCCGGAGCGATCATTGCAGGCGTATTGACATGGACTGGCTACAAGACAGTGTTTGGCATCCACGGCGGCGTCATTGGACTCGCTGCTAACTTCTTTATCGCTGTTGTCGGTTCGTACCTTGTACCGCTGACGGTCGAAAAAGAAGCGGAACTCAAAAAAATCGATTTGGCATAA
- the leuD gene encoding 3-isopropylmalate dehydratase small subunit encodes MKALKTHTGTLMPLDRANIDTDAIIPKQFLKRIEKSGYGQFLFFDWRFNEDGTENEEFILNREPYRNATVLLTRDNFGCGSSREHAPWAIEDYGFRVILASSFADIFYNNCFKNGILPIQLPKEQIEELFSKVAAQPEYALTVDLESQEIRDSNGMTKHFEVDDYRKHMLLEGMDEISATIRHEEQIDAFEQQHRLYYSLQ; translated from the coding sequence ATGAAAGCGCTGAAAACTCATACGGGTACATTGATGCCGCTGGACCGTGCCAATATTGATACAGATGCCATCATCCCAAAGCAATTTTTGAAACGTATCGAAAAAAGCGGCTACGGGCAATTTCTCTTTTTCGATTGGCGTTTCAATGAAGATGGCACGGAAAATGAAGAGTTTATTCTAAATCGCGAACCCTACCGCAACGCGACAGTTTTGCTGACGCGGGATAATTTCGGCTGCGGCTCGTCGCGCGAGCATGCGCCCTGGGCAATTGAAGACTATGGATTCCGCGTTATTTTGGCTTCTTCTTTCGCGGATATCTTCTATAATAACTGCTTCAAGAATGGCATTTTGCCAATCCAATTGCCTAAAGAACAGATAGAAGAACTGTTTAGCAAAGTTGCGGCACAACCCGAATATGCCTTGACGGTGGATTTGGAGTCGCAGGAAATTCGAGATTCCAACGGCATGACAAAGCATTTTGAAGTAGATGACTACCGAAAGCATATGTTGCTTGAAGGGATGGACGAAATTTCCGCAACGATCCGGCATGAGGAGCAAATCGATGCATTCGAGCAACAACACCGGCTTTACTATAGCCTGCAATAA
- the leuC gene encoding 3-isopropylmalate dehydratase large subunit, with amino-acid sequence MGKTLYEKIWDRHVVAQQPEQPDILYIDLHLVHEVTSPQAFDGLRQAGRNVRRPDRTLATMDHSIPTLNRDQPFEDEIAQKQVEALRKNCEDFGIKLFDLFHKQQGIVHIIAPELGLTQPGQTIVCGDSHTATHGAFGTLAFGIGTSEVEHVLATQTLKQSKSKTMAIEFQGQLPTGTSAKDLILALIGRYGHDFETGYTIEYRGEAIRKLSMEERMTVCNMSIEIGARAGMIAPDDTTFAYLSDKHYVPEGKRWEQAQAEWKKLYSDEDAVFDKVVEFDCGKVEPQVTWGTNPGMVVSVNGQVPSLEELSLEQRKIAESALAYMGLEPGVRMKDIEIDTVFIGSCTNGRIEDLREAAAVVNGYHIKGGIRALVVPGSQAVKAQAETENLDRIFKDAGFEWRDAGCSMCLGMNPDIAKPGERVASTSNRNFEGRQGRQSRSHLVSPAMAAAAAITGRFTDVRDWPLRTGEGVTG; translated from the coding sequence TTGGGAAAGACATTATATGAAAAAATTTGGGACCGGCATGTAGTGGCCCAACAGCCAGAGCAGCCGGATATTCTCTACATCGATCTGCATCTAGTGCACGAAGTAACTTCCCCGCAAGCATTCGACGGCTTAAGGCAAGCGGGCAGGAACGTGCGCAGGCCAGACAGGACTTTGGCGACTATGGACCATAGCATACCGACCCTTAACCGCGACCAGCCCTTTGAAGATGAAATTGCGCAAAAGCAGGTAGAGGCGTTGCGTAAAAACTGCGAAGACTTTGGCATCAAACTTTTCGATCTTTTCCATAAACAGCAAGGCATCGTCCATATCATTGCACCCGAACTCGGATTGACGCAGCCAGGACAGACGATTGTCTGCGGAGACAGCCATACGGCGACGCACGGGGCATTCGGCACATTGGCATTTGGCATCGGCACGAGCGAAGTTGAACATGTGCTGGCCACGCAAACTTTGAAGCAAAGCAAATCCAAAACGATGGCGATTGAATTCCAAGGGCAATTGCCGACCGGTACTTCGGCGAAAGACTTAATCTTGGCGTTGATCGGGCGATACGGGCATGATTTTGAAACCGGTTACACAATCGAATATCGCGGCGAAGCCATCCGCAAGCTGTCGATGGAAGAGCGGATGACTGTCTGCAATATGTCGATCGAAATTGGCGCAAGAGCAGGCATGATCGCGCCGGATGACACGACATTTGCGTATTTGTCAGACAAGCACTATGTCCCGGAAGGTAAGCGGTGGGAGCAAGCACAAGCAGAATGGAAAAAATTGTACAGCGATGAAGACGCGGTATTCGATAAAGTGGTGGAATTTGATTGTGGCAAAGTAGAACCCCAAGTGACATGGGGAACCAACCCCGGCATGGTCGTTTCAGTGAATGGCCAAGTGCCTTCGCTGGAAGAGCTTTCTTTAGAGCAGCGAAAAATCGCGGAAAGCGCTTTGGCGTATATGGGGCTGGAACCGGGAGTAAGGATGAAAGACATTGAGATCGACACGGTCTTTATCGGCTCGTGCACCAATGGCCGCATTGAAGATTTGCGGGAAGCGGCGGCTGTCGTAAATGGCTACCACATAAAAGGCGGCATTCGGGCACTGGTCGTTCCAGGTTCCCAAGCAGTGAAAGCACAAGCTGAAACCGAGAACTTGGATCGCATCTTTAAAGATGCTGGATTCGAATGGCGGGATGCGGGATGCTCCATGTGCCTCGGCATGAATCCAGACATCGCTAAGCCTGGAGAACGGGTGGCTTCCACTTCTAACCGGAATTTTGAAGGCCGGCAAGGACGCCAGTCAAGAAGCCATTTGGTCAGCCCAGCTATGGCTGCGGCCGCGGCAATTACCGGCCGCTTTACCGATGTCCGGGACTGGCCGCTTAGAACCGGGGAAGGGGTGACAGGATGA